From Papio anubis isolate 15944 unplaced genomic scaffold, Panubis1.0 scaffold7697, whole genome shotgun sequence, the proteins below share one genomic window:
- the LOC116268616 gene encoding killer cell immunoglobulin-like receptor 3DS1, giving the protein FLVQRACPYTGGQEKTSLSAWPSAVVPQGGHVTLRCYYRRGLYNFTNFTLYKDDRSHVPIFHSRIFQKSFLMGPVTPAHAGTYRCRGSYPHSPTEWSALSEPLAIMVTGQRAPVWASPCPTS; this is encoded by the coding sequence GTGGTCAGGAGAAGACCTCCCTGTCTGCCTGGCCCAGCGCTGTGGTGCCTCAGGGAGGACACGTGACCCTTCGGTGTTACTATCGTCGTGGCCTTTACAACTTTACCAACTTCACTCTGTACAAAGACGACAGAAGCCACGTTCCCATCTTCCACAGCAGAATATTCCAGAAGAGCTTCCTCATGGGCCCTGTGACCCCGGCACACGCAGGGACCTACAGATGTCGGGGTTCATACCCGCACTCCCCCACTGAGTGGTCGGCACTCAGTGAACCCCTGGCGATCATGGTCACAGGTCAGAGGGCTCCTGTCTGGGCTTCTCCTTGTCCCACCTCCTGA